From the genome of Perca flavescens isolate YP-PL-M2 chromosome 1, PFLA_1.0, whole genome shotgun sequence, one region includes:
- the sppl2a gene encoding signal peptide peptidase-like 2A isoform X3: MERAVRIIILSVIFLASQINCQEAILHISNETTDREYCIVHNHSWTPLSETLGAASQYPLVNMTSTVLCNASGVSPDVVKGKALVVMRGDCDFSQKALVAQSLGAATLLIASSKSLITPSANESEYAKIHIPLALMRYRDLLEAQQVFGEGMQVKLYAPPSSKIDASIAVMLLIAIVTVALGGYWSGASERDRLNGVRPGGGGGGESKADSGELFLYSPLKVVFFVALMCGMLVLMYFFYNVLVYVIIAIFCLASASALFSCLDAVMEKLGCGTGSFSIRNCNLSVRSLILAAACISIAVVWGVYRNEDRWIWILQDLLGIAFCLNFMKTISLSNFKICVILLSLLLVYDVFFVFITPFFTKNGVSIMVQVALGPDASGEKLPVVMRVPRFSAWAQSLCGMQFSILGYGDIIVPGLLVAYCSRFDVWINSSKKIYFVSCCIAYLLGMIVTFAVMLLSGMGQPALLYLVPFTLVTSAVVAGCRGEMRQFWAGTTYEVLDSSREPLLPEGRTDCSAGGERC, from the exons ATGGAAAGAGCTGTCAGAATCATTATTTTGTCGGTCATTTTCTTGGCATCGCAG ATAAACTGCCAAGAGGCGATCTTGCACATTTCAAATGAAACTACAGATAGGGAGTACTGCATTGTCCACAATCACTCCTGGACCCCCCTGTCAGAAACCCTTGGTGCTGCC TCGCAATATCCATTGGTGAATATGACCTCCACTGTGCTTTGTAATGCCTCTGGGGTCAGTCCAGATGTGGTAAAGGGCAAAGCGTTGGTAGTGATGAGGGGGGACTGCGATTTCAGCCAGAAAGCTCTGGTTGCTCAGAGCCTCGGAGCTGCAACTTTGCTCATTGCCAGCAGCAAATCATTG ATCACTCCATCAGCCAATGAGTCTGAGTATGCAAAGATCCATATTCCTCTGGCTCTCATGAGGTACAGGGACTTACTTGAAGCACAGCAG GTGTTTGGTGAAGGGATGCAGGTGAAGCTTTATGCTCCACCTTCCTCAAAGATTGATGCAAGCATTGCGGTCATGCTACTGATTGCCATTGTCACGGTCGCCTTGGGCGGCTACTGGAGCGGGGCATCTGAGAG AGACCGGTTAAATGGTGTTAGgccagggggaggaggaggaggagagagcaaAGCAGACAGCGGAGAGCTTTTCCTGTACTCTCCTCTCAAAGTGGTCTTCTTTGTCGCCCTGATGTGTGGGATGCTGGTACTCATGTACTTCTTCTACAATGTCCTTG tTTACGTCATTATTGCCATATTCTGCCTGGCGTCTGCCTCTGCACTGTTCAGCTGTCTAGATGCAGTGATGGAAAAACTTGGTTGTGGCACTGGGAG CTTCTCTATCCGAAATTGCAACCTCTCAGTGAGGTCTCTCATACTGGCTGCTGCCTGCATTAGCATTGCTGTGGTCTGGGGAGTCTACAGGAATGAAGACAG ATGGATCTGGATCTTGCAGGACCTCCTTGGCATTGCTTTCTGCCTCAACTTCATGAAGACCATTTCACTGTCCAACTTCAAG ATCTGTGTGATTCTGCTGAGCCTCCTGCTTGTGTATGACGTCTTCTTCGTTTTCATCACTCCTTTCTTTACCAAG AATGGAGTTAGCATCATGGTGCAGGTTGCCCTGGGCCCCGATGCATCAGGAGAGAAG CTGCCGGTGGTGATGCGTGTCCCACGGTTCTCAGCCTGGGCTCAGAGCTTGTGTGGGATGCAGTTCTCCATTCTGGGTTATGGAGATATCATTGTTCCAG GTCTCCTGGTGGCCTACTGCAGCAGATTTGATGTTTGGATCAACAGCAGCAAGAAGATCTACTTCGTCAGCTGCTGCATAG CCTATCTGCTGGGAATGATAGTAACATTTGCTGTGATGCTGCTGTCAGGGATGGGCCAGCCCGCCCTACTCTACCTGGTGCCCTTCACCCTGGTTACCTCTGCTGTGGTGGCCGGGTGCAGGGGAGAGATGAGGCAGTTCTGGGCTGGAACCACCTATGAG GTCTTGGACTCATCCAGGGAACCTTTGCTGCCAG AGGGAAGAACTGACTGCTCCGCAGGTGGAGAAAGATGCTGA
- the sppl2a gene encoding signal peptide peptidase-like 2A isoform X1, producing the protein MERAVRIIILSVIFLASQINCQEAILHISNETTDREYCIVHNHSWTPLSETLGAASQYPLVNMTSTVLCNASGVSPDVVKGKALVVMRGDCDFSQKALVAQSLGAATLLIASSKSLITPSANESEYAKIHIPLALMRYRDLLEAQQVFGEGMQVKLYAPPSSKIDASIAVMLLIAIVTVALGGYWSGASERDRLNGVRPGGGGGGESKADSGELFLYSPLKVVFFVALMCGMLVLMYFFYNVLVYVIIAIFCLASASALFSCLDAVMEKLGCGTGSFSIRNCNLSVRSLILAAACISIAVVWGVYRNEDRWIWILQDLLGIAFCLNFMKTISLSNFKICVILLSLLLVYDVFFVFITPFFTKNGVSIMVQVALGPDASGEKTQGNMVEVPAEPQAPSEKLPVVMRVPRFSAWAQSLCGMQFSILGYGDIIVPGLLVAYCSRFDVWINSSKKIYFVSCCIAYLLGMIVTFAVMLLSGMGQPALLYLVPFTLVTSAVVAGCRGEMRQFWAGTTYEVLDSSREPLLPEGRTDCSAGGERC; encoded by the exons ATGGAAAGAGCTGTCAGAATCATTATTTTGTCGGTCATTTTCTTGGCATCGCAG ATAAACTGCCAAGAGGCGATCTTGCACATTTCAAATGAAACTACAGATAGGGAGTACTGCATTGTCCACAATCACTCCTGGACCCCCCTGTCAGAAACCCTTGGTGCTGCC TCGCAATATCCATTGGTGAATATGACCTCCACTGTGCTTTGTAATGCCTCTGGGGTCAGTCCAGATGTGGTAAAGGGCAAAGCGTTGGTAGTGATGAGGGGGGACTGCGATTTCAGCCAGAAAGCTCTGGTTGCTCAGAGCCTCGGAGCTGCAACTTTGCTCATTGCCAGCAGCAAATCATTG ATCACTCCATCAGCCAATGAGTCTGAGTATGCAAAGATCCATATTCCTCTGGCTCTCATGAGGTACAGGGACTTACTTGAAGCACAGCAG GTGTTTGGTGAAGGGATGCAGGTGAAGCTTTATGCTCCACCTTCCTCAAAGATTGATGCAAGCATTGCGGTCATGCTACTGATTGCCATTGTCACGGTCGCCTTGGGCGGCTACTGGAGCGGGGCATCTGAGAG AGACCGGTTAAATGGTGTTAGgccagggggaggaggaggaggagagagcaaAGCAGACAGCGGAGAGCTTTTCCTGTACTCTCCTCTCAAAGTGGTCTTCTTTGTCGCCCTGATGTGTGGGATGCTGGTACTCATGTACTTCTTCTACAATGTCCTTG tTTACGTCATTATTGCCATATTCTGCCTGGCGTCTGCCTCTGCACTGTTCAGCTGTCTAGATGCAGTGATGGAAAAACTTGGTTGTGGCACTGGGAG CTTCTCTATCCGAAATTGCAACCTCTCAGTGAGGTCTCTCATACTGGCTGCTGCCTGCATTAGCATTGCTGTGGTCTGGGGAGTCTACAGGAATGAAGACAG ATGGATCTGGATCTTGCAGGACCTCCTTGGCATTGCTTTCTGCCTCAACTTCATGAAGACCATTTCACTGTCCAACTTCAAG ATCTGTGTGATTCTGCTGAGCCTCCTGCTTGTGTATGACGTCTTCTTCGTTTTCATCACTCCTTTCTTTACCAAG AATGGAGTTAGCATCATGGTGCAGGTTGCCCTGGGCCCCGATGCATCAGGAGAGAAG ACGCAAGGTAACATGGTGGAAGTCCCAGCTGAACCCCAGGCTCCCTCTGAGAAA CTGCCGGTGGTGATGCGTGTCCCACGGTTCTCAGCCTGGGCTCAGAGCTTGTGTGGGATGCAGTTCTCCATTCTGGGTTATGGAGATATCATTGTTCCAG GTCTCCTGGTGGCCTACTGCAGCAGATTTGATGTTTGGATCAACAGCAGCAAGAAGATCTACTTCGTCAGCTGCTGCATAG CCTATCTGCTGGGAATGATAGTAACATTTGCTGTGATGCTGCTGTCAGGGATGGGCCAGCCCGCCCTACTCTACCTGGTGCCCTTCACCCTGGTTACCTCTGCTGTGGTGGCCGGGTGCAGGGGAGAGATGAGGCAGTTCTGGGCTGGAACCACCTATGAG GTCTTGGACTCATCCAGGGAACCTTTGCTGCCAG AGGGAAGAACTGACTGCTCCGCAGGTGGAGAAAGATGCTGA
- the trpm7 gene encoding transient receptor potential cation channel subfamily M member 7 isoform X5 codes for MSQKPWIESTFTKRECVYILPVSKDPHRCLPGCQICQQLVRCCCGRLVRQHVGFTASLATKYSDVKLGENPNLSMPELEEWSVEKHTEASPTDAYGVINFQGGSHSYRAKYVRLAHDSPPESILRLMLKEWHMELPKILISVHGGVQNFELHPRLKQVVGKGLIKAAVTTGAWILTGGVNTGVAKHVGDALKEHCSRSSKKICTIGIASWGVIENRNDLIGRDIVAPYQTLLNPLSKLNVLNNLHSHFLLVDDGTMGKYGAEVQLRRDLEKHINLQRIHARIGQGVPVVALIFEGGPNVILTVLDYLQESPPVPVVVCEGTGRAADILAYVHKQTEEGGSLPDGVETDIIATIKKTFNFSHSDAIHLFQTLMECMKSKELITVFHISSEEHQDIDVAILRALLQGTNASAFDQLVLTLAWDRVDIAKNHVFVYGQQLLVSSLEQAMLDALVMDRVDFVKLLIENGVSMHRFLTISRLEELYNTKQPPNNPTLLHLVRDVKQSHLPPNYKITLIDVGLVIEYLMGGTYRCNYTRKRFRIIYNNLCGNNRRSGRHAAGPGSHLRKSHESFSMQADKKEKTRHNHFIKTAQPYKPKLESSIEQNKKRSKEEIVDIDDPETRRFPYPFNELLVWAVLMKRQKMSLFFWQHGEENMAKALVACKLCRSMGYEAKKSDMVDDTSEKLKEYSIEFGTLAVDLLEESFRQDETMAMKLLTYELKNWSNSTCLKLAVSSHLRPFVAHTCTQLLLSDMWMGRLNMRKNSW; via the exons ATG TCCCAGAAACCCTGGATAGAAAGCACTTTCACCAAGCGGGAATGTGTGTACATACTTCCAGTGTCAAAGGACCCCCACAG ATGCCTTCCAGGATGCCAGATTTGTCAACAGCTAGTCCG ATGCTGCTGTGGACGGCTGGTGCGGCAGCATGTTGGCTTCACAGCCAGCTTGGCTACGAAGTACTCGGACGTGAAGCTGGGTGAAAATCCCAACCTGTCCATGCCCGAGCTGGAGGAGTGGTCGgtggaaaaacacacagaggcGAGCCCCACTGATGCCTATGGTGTCATCAATTTCCAGGGAGGGTCTCACTCATACAGAGCCAAG TATGTGCGTTTGGCCCACGACTCGCCGCCAGAGAGCATCCTGCGGCTGATGCTGAAGGAGTGGCATATGGAACTTCCTAAGATCCTCATCTCTGTCCATGGAGGAGTTCAGAACTTTGAGCTGCACCCACGCCTCAAGCAGGTGGTAGGCAAGGGCCTCATCAAAGCTGCAGTCACCACCGGGGCCTGGATCCTCACCGGAGGGGTCAACACAG GTGTTGCTAAGCATGTGGGAGATGCTCTCAAAGAACACTGTTCAAGATCATCAAAGAAAATTTGCACTATCGGGATCGCATCCTGGGGAGTCATTGAAAACCGTAACGATCTCATTGGCAGAGAC ATTGTCGCTCCGTATCAGACGCTGCTGAACCCTCTAAGCAAACTTAACGTTCTCAACAATCTGCATTCCCATTTCCTCCTGGTGGATGATGGGACAATGGGCAAGTACGGCGCTGAGGTCCAACTGCGGCGGGACCTGGAGAAGCACATTAACCTCCAAAGAATACACGCAC GAATTGGTCAGGGTGTCCCTGTTGTGGCCCTGATCTTTGAGGGGGGTCCCAATGTGATCCTGACCGTGCTAGACTACCTTCAGGAGAGCCCTCCTGTCCCAGTGGTGGTGTGTGAGGGGACCGGCCGTGCTGCTGACATACTGGCCTATGTCCACAAGCAGACCGAAGAGGGAGG TAGTCTTCCTGATGGAGTGGAGACTGACATCATCGCAACCATCAAGAAAACCTTTAACTTCAGCCACAGCGATGCCATCCATCTCTTTCAGACTCTGATGGAGTGCATGAAGAGCAAAGAATTG ATCACTGTGTTTCACATCAGCTCCGAGGAGCACCAGGACATTGACGTAGCCATTCTGAGGGCTTTACTCCAAG GCACAAATGCATCTGCCTTCGATCAGCTGGTCCTGACACTGGCCTGGGACCGGGTAGACATTGCCAAGAatcatgtgtttgtgtacggACAGCAGCTTCTG GTGAGCTCCCTGGAGCAAGCAATGCTGGATGCCCTCGTGATGGACAGGGTGGATTTCGTCAAGTTGCTCATAGAAAACGGTGTGAGCATGCACCGTTTCCTGACAATCAGTCGGCTGGAGGAGCTCTACAACACG AAACAACCTCCCAACAACCCAACTCTTCTCCATCTGGTTAGAGATGTTAAACAG AGTCATCTGCCCCCAAACTATAAGATCACTTTGATTGATGTGGGCCTGGTTATTGAGTACCTGATGGGTGGGACTTACAGGTGCAACTACACCAGGAAACGCTTCCGAATCATTTACAACAATCTCTGTGGCAACAATAGG AGGTCGGGGCGCCATGCAGCAGGTCCTGGTTCTCATTTGAGGAAAAGTCACGAGTCTTTTAGCATGCAGGCTGACAAGAAGGAGAAGACGAGGCACAATCACTTCATCAAAACTGCACAGCCATACAAACCTAAG CTTGAGTCTTCCATCGAGCAGAACAAAAAGAGAAGCAAAGAAGAGATTGTGGACATAGACGACCCAGAGACACGGCGGTTTCCCTACCCTTTTAATGAGCTGTTGGTGTGGGCCGTGCTGATGAAGAGGCAAAAAATGTCACTCTTCTTCTGGCAGCACGGCGAGGAGAACATGGCAAAGGCACTGGTGGCCTGTAAGCTTTGCCGATCCATGGGCTACGAGGCCAAGAAGAGTGACATGGTGGACGACACCTCAGAGAAGCTCAAGGAGTACTCAAT TGAGTTTGGGACGTTAGCGGTGGACCTGCTGGAGGAGTCGTTCAGGCAGGATGAGACCATGGCCATGAAGCTGCTCACCTACGAGCTGAAGAACTGGAGCAACTCCACATGTTTGAAGTTGGCTGTCTCCTCCCACCTACGGCCCTTTGTGGCTCATACCTGCACCCAGTTGCTGTTGTCAGACATGTGGATGGGACGGCTGAACATGCGCAAGAACTCCTG GTGA
- the sppl2a gene encoding signal peptide peptidase-like 2A isoform X2 — protein MERAVRIIILSVIFLASQINCQEAILHISNETTDREYCIVHNHSWTPLSETLGAASQYPLVNMTSTVLCNASGVSPDVVKGKALVVMRGDCDFSQKALVAQSLGAATLLIASSKSLITPSANESEYAKIHIPLALMRYRDLLEAQQVFGEGMQVKLYAPPSSKIDASIAVMLLIAIVTVALGGYWSGASERDRLNGVRPGGGGGGESKADSGELFLYSPLKVVFFVALMCGMLVLMYFFYNVLVYVIIAIFCLASASALFSCLDAVMEKLGCGTGSFSIRNCNLSVRSLILAAACISIAVVWGVYRNEDRWIWILQDLLGIAFCLNFMKTISLSNFKICVILLSLLLVYDVFFVFITPFFTKNGVSIMVQVALGPDASGEKTQGNMVEVPAEPQAPSEKLPVVMRVPRFSAWAQSLCGMQFSILGYGDIIVPGLLVAYCSRFDVWINSSKKIYFVSCCIAYLLGMIVTFAVMLLSGMGQPALLYLVPFTLVTSAVVAGCRGEMRQFWAGTTYEREELTAPQVEKDADLQ, from the exons ATGGAAAGAGCTGTCAGAATCATTATTTTGTCGGTCATTTTCTTGGCATCGCAG ATAAACTGCCAAGAGGCGATCTTGCACATTTCAAATGAAACTACAGATAGGGAGTACTGCATTGTCCACAATCACTCCTGGACCCCCCTGTCAGAAACCCTTGGTGCTGCC TCGCAATATCCATTGGTGAATATGACCTCCACTGTGCTTTGTAATGCCTCTGGGGTCAGTCCAGATGTGGTAAAGGGCAAAGCGTTGGTAGTGATGAGGGGGGACTGCGATTTCAGCCAGAAAGCTCTGGTTGCTCAGAGCCTCGGAGCTGCAACTTTGCTCATTGCCAGCAGCAAATCATTG ATCACTCCATCAGCCAATGAGTCTGAGTATGCAAAGATCCATATTCCTCTGGCTCTCATGAGGTACAGGGACTTACTTGAAGCACAGCAG GTGTTTGGTGAAGGGATGCAGGTGAAGCTTTATGCTCCACCTTCCTCAAAGATTGATGCAAGCATTGCGGTCATGCTACTGATTGCCATTGTCACGGTCGCCTTGGGCGGCTACTGGAGCGGGGCATCTGAGAG AGACCGGTTAAATGGTGTTAGgccagggggaggaggaggaggagagagcaaAGCAGACAGCGGAGAGCTTTTCCTGTACTCTCCTCTCAAAGTGGTCTTCTTTGTCGCCCTGATGTGTGGGATGCTGGTACTCATGTACTTCTTCTACAATGTCCTTG tTTACGTCATTATTGCCATATTCTGCCTGGCGTCTGCCTCTGCACTGTTCAGCTGTCTAGATGCAGTGATGGAAAAACTTGGTTGTGGCACTGGGAG CTTCTCTATCCGAAATTGCAACCTCTCAGTGAGGTCTCTCATACTGGCTGCTGCCTGCATTAGCATTGCTGTGGTCTGGGGAGTCTACAGGAATGAAGACAG ATGGATCTGGATCTTGCAGGACCTCCTTGGCATTGCTTTCTGCCTCAACTTCATGAAGACCATTTCACTGTCCAACTTCAAG ATCTGTGTGATTCTGCTGAGCCTCCTGCTTGTGTATGACGTCTTCTTCGTTTTCATCACTCCTTTCTTTACCAAG AATGGAGTTAGCATCATGGTGCAGGTTGCCCTGGGCCCCGATGCATCAGGAGAGAAG ACGCAAGGTAACATGGTGGAAGTCCCAGCTGAACCCCAGGCTCCCTCTGAGAAA CTGCCGGTGGTGATGCGTGTCCCACGGTTCTCAGCCTGGGCTCAGAGCTTGTGTGGGATGCAGTTCTCCATTCTGGGTTATGGAGATATCATTGTTCCAG GTCTCCTGGTGGCCTACTGCAGCAGATTTGATGTTTGGATCAACAGCAGCAAGAAGATCTACTTCGTCAGCTGCTGCATAG CCTATCTGCTGGGAATGATAGTAACATTTGCTGTGATGCTGCTGTCAGGGATGGGCCAGCCCGCCCTACTCTACCTGGTGCCCTTCACCCTGGTTACCTCTGCTGTGGTGGCCGGGTGCAGGGGAGAGATGAGGCAGTTCTGGGCTGGAACCACCTATGAG AGGGAAGAACTGACTGCTCCGCAGGTGGAGAAAGATGCTGACTTACAGTAA